One Hyperolius riggenbachi isolate aHypRig1 chromosome 12, aHypRig1.pri, whole genome shotgun sequence genomic window, ttctcagttttcggccagtatagcattaaaataatacatgctaccataattaaaacccacatattttatttgcccatttgtcccggttattacaccatttaaattaggtCTCTATCACAattaaatagttacatagttcttttgtttgaaaaaagacatacgtccatcgagttcaaccagtataaagtacaacaccagcctgctccctcacatatccctgttgatccaggggaaggcgaaaaaacccttacaaggcatggtccaattagcccctaaagggaaaaatttcttcccgactccagatggcaatcagataaaatccctggatcaacatcattaggcattacctagtaattgtagccatggatgtctttcaacgcaaggaaagcatctaagccccctttaaatgcaggtatagagtttgccataacgacttcctgtggcaatgcattccacatcttaatcactcttactgtaaagaaccctttcctaaataaatggttaaaacgtttttcctccatgcgcagatcatgtcctctagtcctttgagaaggcctagggacaaaaagctcatccgccaaggtattatattgccctctgatgtatttatacatgttaattagatcccctctaaggcgtcttttctctagactaaataaacccagtttatctaacctttctcgataagtgagaccttccatcccacgcatcaattttgttgctcgtctctgcacctgctctaaaactgcaatatcttttttgtaatgtggtgcccagaactgaattccatattccagatgtggccttactagagagttaaacaggggcaatattatgctagcatctcgagtttttatttcccttttaatgcatcccaaaattttgttagctttagctgcagctgcttggcatggagtacgattatttaacttgttgtcaatgagtactcctaagtccttctccaagtttgatgtccccaactgtatcccatttattttgtatggtgctagacaatgtatggcgtcaatattttatttggaaataaaggtgcatttttcagttttatgtccatcgctatttacaagcttagttataattaaaaaaaataatagtaatatacccaatTGACATGCTTACTAAAGTTccgacccttaggtaactttttacgttttgttttttttaattacaatttttaataaaaaaaaatatacatttgggtattttttggagtgtgcgtggtaaaaagttaattttaaatgtaatgggttgggggtttatttaaaaaaaaattatgtagatgtggttttactatttagccacaaaatggcctcagtcaattttttttcttcctgtaagcgagtgctcttccttacaggaagtgaagtgagGATGTGAAactttttctttagaaagattgcggcttctaatagaagccatcggtctttttaatggggacttagatcaatgaatggtaactgtgttcccattcactgatctccgggctaatgggcgGCGGCACGGGAGTGCACGCTCAATTGGCCGTGGGAGCGCGCAGCAGCTTTTTGGACATAGCAGTTATGTCCAATAGGCTAAAGTAGTTAAATGAACaccaaggtaaaaataaactgaggagataaacaattgcatctatcctccattctttagacatcccacagttttattttatatttaaatctactttttcagtTTGTACTGTGTATTTGCCTCAGTGACATTCATTgaggtatgccagagctaaaatctatgacctaTTGAGCCTCTTTCCTGCCTATTGaatcgctttcctgctctcagaagccattttgtgccaggaaagtagtttatggctgtaattacttatcagtgagggttacgctataggcaAACAAATAAGGGTGCGAGGAGAAAAGGGTGCGGGGTACAGTATAGCCAAAATGTCAAAATATCATTTATATCAATGTTTTTTATCATTACTTTATCTCCATtagaataaatatgttaaaagaaCGGTattaaaaagggcgcagggtaaagtttaaccacttaaggaacaGGGGATTtttggatgatctgtgctgcgtgggctctccagcctgcagaacCGATCGAGTAAAAGGCAGGGTGAAttcacttcccccccttttttccccactagggggctgtcctgctggggggtggggtctgatcgccgccgctctgtgtggccgagcgggggggtgcTCCTCAAagaccccctccgcagcgattttcctcccttcctctccttccctccctctcgttCGGGCTATAGGAGCCACAGGACGGCATCCATCCTGCGctgcctctaataggctttaacCTATCAGATGGCctgggatcgccaatctcctttacggcgtcATATGTGAAAAAATTGGCAGATTTGAAGttacagttttacgctatgttatACTATATGTTTTTTGAGGAACAAGTGGAGCCAGGTTCGTGATGCTATAGGGAGGAAAACAGAAGTGCAGCCCATCTGAAATACACGTTTAGCTGATCTGTGACAAATCAGCCTTTGGTAGAAATAAACACTCTCACCAGCGTTCAGAGACTGGAGACCATTGCAAACCGTGGAACTTTGTGGAAAATTACTTTATGAACGACCACGGggagtgagcgctgtacagacattCTAGTTTCAGTCAAAAGGTTTAGGGGAACTGCCATCCCCAATTGTATAGTGATCCACCTAATAGACTTGACATTTAAATACCGAGATCTCGGGTTTACAATATCTGAGGAGCGCCCATACCACTTTCCCACATATATGGGAGTTGTGTTTAGCCCCCAAAAGTTTAAGCCCATTAACCGGCCTTTGGTCTCAAAAGTCTgaggacccctgctctaaagaaAAAACCCTGATGTGCTCAACAGTATGCCATTATCACTGTGCTGTCTGTATCTCTTTCCTACCCATTTGCATGAATATTGAACCCATATACTGAGATTGGAAAAGAATGCTGCCAACTCAGACTGGAAAGACTATTCATGTCAATGGATAAGTGGTTATCAAGGAGTTCCTTAGTTCAAGATTGAAAAGGAATTTGTGATTTACTATTGTAATCCTATAGCTTTCGGAGGACATTTTCAAGCTGTGTATTTAGGTCACCTCAAACTAGAcaaactgtcaaatatggtaaAACCACACAAAGTTCATGTTCCACCTACTCCTATACATTAGTAAGACTATGGCTTCCCAACACATCTACAGAAGACTCAGTGCTCTCCCTTATCCTTTCAGATGGGGGTCTCCCTGAAGCTCTTGCCATGCATAGTAGCCATCACAATCTGTGTTCTAGCAAGTCTAGGAACATTTGTAGAGGGATTTCCACCAAAACCAGAAGTCCCTGGAAAAGACGCAACACCAGAGGAGAAAAATAAATACCTAATTGCCCTGCGACATTACATCAACCTGGTGACACGACAGAGGTGAGATCTTATGGCTCCATCGGAGGTGCTATTAGGAACTATTCTGTTGTAGACGAATGAAGTAGTTCTTAAATTTCATGACAACTTTTATGTTCATACATAATTAGTAAGGGTTTGTCTACCAGGTCGGATTATATGTTGCAATTAAAGTAAATGAAGAATGCGAAAGGTAGGTCAGGTAGGACTTCGAGCTCTTCAGTGGGCTTCACTCTAgtggcctgatttactaaggttctCCAGGAGCATACGGTTATCAACAGCACCTGTTAGTTTAAGGGCCAGCTGTTGCCAAtagtttgaatattggtaatataataTCACTGAtttactattataggcttttgttATACCTCCATTCCTCACGCCTAAACCCCCTCAAAGCCGttggtcatttggctcaccctgctcctgcttaAATTCccagcagcgttaattactattccccctctgagccaCAAAAACATTATTTCAGGGTTCTAAGATTGCCGTTACCACAAATCACCCATGCATGGAGTGAGTACTATAGCATCAGTGAAATAGCAGCGCCCAGCGCCGATGCAACCTGATTCACCACttagacctaacactaactaccccaacctacatctaacactaacctatgtAGCCAAGCACTGCAGCCAATCCAGTGTTTAGCTACAAAATAGTCAAACTCTGGGCACAGATTATGGCGTGTAATTGCCCATAACCAGTTTGGCTGTAAAAAAGCCCTGTGACATCAGTCGGAGTTTGGCTATACGATAACTGAATAGAgatgtgatgtgtatttcactcaatcatgtctgcctccaggtattagagcccttgaaccatgttttgtatcttttttgtagccgtcagaattttttctatttttcaaagttcgcctccccattgaagtctattgcggttcgcaaacttttttgcgaaccgaacctttcgcggagattCGTGAACAGGGTTCGCGGACCGAAAGAAAAAAAGATACAAAACATGGTTCaatggctctaatacctggaggcagacatgattgagtgaaatacacatcaaaagtctcaGGCAAaattctagatttcacataaacccctattttaggttcaattttaggcctccctcctccctcctccctccaccctccaacctattccctcctccttcctaccggagggaggagggtctaatctgccagggaattcaggtatttggcttactgagcagacagagctgagatttggactctggtcttctgtgtcagaggcagagcccttaaccattgttATTTTTTTAGCTTGAAGATGGGCTGAACTTTTCGTCCTCAAAACTTAAGGCCTTCAACTGAACAACTTTATACTTGGTTTTCTGTATGGAGTACCGGtatttataaacacatttatacaAGGTTCTCAAATCACACTTTAGTCTCTTATTTTCCAGAGTAGATACATTTAATTCAGCTAACCTTTTCTCAAAGTAGAGGTCTTCCATACTCATTATCTTATTAGATCTTCCTCTGGATCCCTTCCAGTTCgggatattttttctttttttagaatgGATACCCAAAGCTGAACTGCAGAGCCAAGGGATGTTTGTACCTCTGCTTTGCAGCAGGACAAAAATGACCTCTCCTCTCTCGGTTTCTCGCAGCGATGTGTCTTTTTACAAGTTATGCTTCTGTTAGCTTCAAAAGCTTTAGATTGGCATTGCCGGCTTGCTTTGAGTTTATAattaaaactgaagtgagaagaatatggaggcagccatacttctttccttttaaaactataccagttgcctggcagtttctgaatcacaccagaaacaagcaagcagctaatctgcTGCTAAAAAAATAATGTCcgaaacacctgttctgctgcatgcttgttcagggtctatggctaaaagcagtgctgctcggatacaccTTTTCAAAATCCACATCCgattcggatacccagatatccaatccaggtcggatatccgatttcaaaaatTTCCGATCCGAAACTGATACCTGACCTCAGTAtctggccggattcggatatctggatagaagaactggaagtgccctttaaattgctttaaaaaagttttttagggtatatgaggcatgtatcatcattttttttaaaggggaacactaattgatgatgtggggacttataatgcccccccccctccccaaaaaaataaaaacatttgtgcggcggaggcataggtgcctccaatacTAGCCAGTACAGTTCCCccagtaggttagataggtaggtgccccgcagaggTGGGGGGAGCAGACCTAGTAGTTACAACTCAACTTCCACCGCCGATCCCCCGCAGCATctatctccttcctctcccagcgtctctcgcattggtaacagcgcccctgtgatgacatgcggtcacgtcatcacagagAGGTGCTGTTACCAACGCGATGGACGCCTgggagagaggaaggagatagaggctgcTGGGGATCAGTGGCCGAAGTTGAGTTGTaactattatgcccgctccccctGCCGCTGCGCCACTTCCCTTCCCTGCCTCACAATCATGCTGGGGTGGACCCCCTACTTACCACGGACTCTTGGTCCATGCtcaagtgccctaatggtcagtctgcCCCTGGGCAGCTGTATATACTctggattctcggcagaggtggTCGTTACAGGCCTTTAGTGATTTCTCTCTGCTCCCCATGGTGTTGTTTGAGACCCTTCATCTCCAAGTGCTCCTGTTCACTCAGCTGCCagcataaaaagaaaaagaaaaaaagaaaaataaataaaataatcagTTTTGGGGCTGAAATACTGCACATCCTTACATGTTCTAAGCGCTCACATGCACCATTGTCCTTGGGTTTCCCATGGCTTCATATGCGCCCTCACCCTGGGATCCCATGATTTCACATGCGCCCTTACCCCGGGATCCCCATGATTTCACATGCATCCTCACCCTGGGATCCCATGATTTCACATGCGCCCTTACCCCGTGATCCCCCATGGCACCAGAGTGCCCTCGTTATAAAGCTATATCTCCAATAGAATGCACTCAAAGCAGTAGAGAGTCAAACTGGATTAGCACTTGCAGCtataattaaaaacaaatctcTGCTTGCATTTTATAATCTCTCCTCATTCTCATGCTATTTGACAGGCATGGGAAAAGAGACAGCCCAGATGACTACCTGCTTTCTGACCTGCATGGGGACAATGGAAACTACAACACCAGATCTCAGTAAGTGCAGGTGTGTTGTGCAATGTACAGTAACAAATCGCAATTTATGGCACCCTTAAGGGCATTGAAAAAAAATGGTCTCAAATTGGTCATTTTACTTAACAGAGATGTAAAAACACAgcccattcctgactatcccaatTATTGCAACTTTTTACAGTGACTGGGCTTTGGATTTTTAAAGTTCCTCAACCAATATATTGAGCTGAAATAACCCGTAACGACTCAgaagaatataaaaaaataattcaggatactcacttatatactttaaagtgtacccaaggtgaaccTGGAGTACAAAAACACATACTTTCCTAAGAAGAGGGGAGCTTCTAGATCCTATAGGAGGTTTTCCAtgccttcctccagtcccctaatGCAGAGCGCGGACCACCTGGAAAAATTCCAACAAGGATTTGTTGGACTAAAGATCGAGGCTGCACTCCTCTTCaaactaactttttttttgcgGCCCACTGAGTGTTGCTGCAGCGCATATTTCCTTGCCAGGAAGTCACCAATCTCCCCAACCCAAAGTCATAGCTCtgccttacacccccccccccgtgcactcTCTGTAGTCCTGTATTTGCCAAAGGGCTACAACAATATTGAAAGTAAGTAAAATGCACTGGAGCAATGGCCAGTGGGCCTAAAGCAATTAAAACGAGAGAGAGCTTTGGCTGGTGGCCACTCCTATATAGTGACCACTATGGGAGAACAGagggaggaggcagagggggagagCGACAATTTCTTGGAGACCAGGTGATGTGGTTCGCTGGCTTCATCATAACaactgttatggcccatactcacaggctacaattgtcgccgcaacacgtggcgcgcgcgtgttgcggcgataggtcgcccgtgagtatgcgccgttgcacgggcgcgcaccccgaactgtcgcccgtcgctgatgtcgccaggcgattgaactgctcaatcgcctggcaacagtcACCGCCGcaaccccgccgcaactgtcgctagtccgcgtgagtacgcggactagcgacagcagcctccattgaagtatacggagcttccggcggggggaggcggaacgtcggcgacagcttccgtcgcgccgatggtccctcttccgcgtgcgtacgcggagggacctggcgaggagctgtcgccggcctgtcgcccacacgctcacgtgtgctggcgtcaGGCcctaaaagttgcccgtgagtatgggccattactgtgCAGTAGGAAAAGGCAGTACAAACTACCAATGAAAGCAGACAgcgttggtggaagcgagtgacagTGTACTCCTTGCAGTGTGCTAAGAGACAGGAAATGGGGGAATCTAATACGACTAAAAGAATCTTGGCATTACTCGAAAACTGTCAAATCAGGTCTGGATTCTATTTTATTTACACATAAGGTTCTTATTTTGGGGGAGCTACAAAAGGCACCAAACTACACGGCTGAGTAGGGACAGTATTTCCCTACACATCAAAAAAAGTGGTTTTCTAATtggcaacccatctttgtgagtactGTATTACACTCATATAGGTTTGTCTTCCACAGCTGAGCTATCAatttactacaccatattgggctcctgttgtctcctgtctttttcatcagtgtccatgcACTACTGTTATCTGCTTTATATTACCATCATGGTCATTCGCACATAGGGGCAAAGTGGGTAAGATGCCCCAGCCTAGCCATCAATCTTCCCCCTGGTGACGTCTGACGCTGGTTGCTAGGATTCAGCGCAGATgtccccctggggggggggggatgaagatgACTGATGGTGAGTGGGGTCCCTgtctgtcactaaacatggggcaggggcacctgtcactaactacagCGGGGGGaacctgtaactacctaaactaggggggagCCTGTAACTACTGTATCTATCCTGGGGGTTCACATGTCACCACCTAAACtgcgggggtccttgtcactacctaaaactgggggcacctgtcatcaCGTAAACTAGGGGGTGCCTGTCATTAAAcatgggtggtccctgtcactacctaaactgaggggcacTTGTGTCAGaggcgcttacaatctaattcctaccatagtcctagtctaatgcccCACCATTGctcagttcatgtaaatttggttccaccggtgaccacacccacatcctggtccatggtcacgcccatttttgacTTATACCCCCATTTTTGGGCACtgctaagcacgccgcacaactcccccccccccatttttcaaTGCTGCACGTGCCACATGGCTTGCCCCAACCAGTTTAGCCCCTCCCCCGGAAAATTTCCGGCGGATGCCCGTGATTACCATTCTCCCAATTGTCccccttttggagggacagtccctctttgggaaccaaatccctctcttcctcttcttTGTCCCGGTTCCAGgtttgatgtacagatctgtgttaatatatgtattttgatggaaaaaaaattacaaatatattcccatcagttaaatatatttcctattttcaaaaaaatttaaattgttGAAATTAAGGAAAACAGATTATGATctttaaaattgaaaattgaattCTAAGCGATATATGACAAGGAGTGTGGTGGGACATTTCTTAAAAAGTGTCCATCTTTCTTATGTCAATACTGTATGTGCACccatttaaaacaaaaattgaCAATAAGTGTGTATTGGAGTGCAATCATTAAGAATGGATACTGCCCGAAACAAATGTACTCTACATTTTTATTACATGATATATTCACATTTGTGTCTGCCATTGCTCTGTGTGGTAAAAGCACATGGGGAGATATACATAATATAATGGATATAATTTAAGATTAAAATGTTTAGCTTTAGCTGGGCTTCAAAAGTTTTCTTGAAtaagggcagttttcttctggacTTATAAGGTATTATAAAATATTCTTACTTAGGCCCTCTACTGTTTCCTAACCTTGGAGAACCTTAGTAAATTAGGCCCTAAGAACTAATAATGGGCATTATAACAACACTGAACAGGGAAGACCTGAAAGAAGTGGGGAAAGAAATGTATGCATCTCACTGGCTTCTGGGTAAAAACTGTGTATTATGGTAAAATTATCTAGAAAAGAGATGAAGGCACATAAGCACGGTGCATGgaacctgactatctatacagggcacatctgactatctttATTGGGAGaaggggggcatatctggctagttagaagggggaaaggggagagatcTGACTATAGAGGTGGCATGTCTGGCTAGTTTTATGGAAGGGGagaggggcatatctggctacttCTCTATGTTAATATCTATATTACCTTGTGtggttttatttaaagggacactatggcaaaaaattgtaaaatgtcaaatatgtgcaaacctaaacaaaaaagaaatactttttttccagagtaaattgagccataaactacttttctcctatgttgctgtcacttaggctgcatttccacttgtgcggtgcggaatcaccg contains:
- the LOC137540923 gene encoding peptide YY-like; the encoded protein is MNTKMGVSLKLLPCIVAITICVLASLGTFVEGFPPKPEVPGKDATPEEKNKYLIALRHYINLVTRQRHGKRDSPDDYLLSDLHGDNGNYNTRSQYGKRDSTDDFLLLSDLLTGDDENYISRSRYDDSYYKW